In Rubrivirga marina, the following are encoded in one genomic region:
- a CDS encoding DUF4342 domain-containing protein: protein MPDSTDPQSTVPQSSDEPTLQSEAQRLADAARHRATEAVEELKVASNQVVDKVREYIEDANVKRVTIKRQGKVLLEIPLTVGVGAGAAALLLNPVLSAVGALAALVSDVTLVVERVDGAAADEHVANVNAPEANDNAGDDAADKTVGKPNE, encoded by the coding sequence ATGCCCGACTCGACCGACCCCCAATCCACCGTCCCCCAGTCCAGCGACGAGCCGACCCTCCAGTCCGAGGCCCAGCGCCTCGCCGACGCCGCCCGCCACCGGGCCACCGAGGCCGTCGAGGAACTGAAGGTGGCGTCCAACCAAGTCGTCGACAAGGTCCGCGAGTACATCGAGGACGCCAACGTCAAGCGCGTCACGATCAAGCGCCAGGGGAAGGTCCTCCTCGAGATCCCCCTGACCGTCGGCGTCGGGGCGGGCGCGGCGGCGCTCCTGCTCAACCCGGTCCTCTCGGCCGTCGGCGCCCTCGCGGCGCTCGTCTCCGACGTCACGCTCGTCGTCGAGCGCGTCGACGGCGCGGCGGCCGACGAGCACGTCGCGAACGTCAACGCGCCCGAGGCGAACGACAACGCCGGCGACGACGCGGCCGACAAGACCGTCGGCAAGCCGAACGAGTAG